One segment of Agrococcus sp. ProA11 DNA contains the following:
- a CDS encoding phosphodiesterase, whose translation MSTRAAEHPRPDHFLLHISDTHLLAGGGRLYDRVPSEEHLRRLFAEFEGSGARPDAIVFTGDLADRGEPDAYRRLRAIVDPIAAELGARVVWVMGNHDERRAFRTGLLDEPASDAPVDAVTDVNGLRIITLDSTVRGHHHGRVSAEQCDWLRAVLATPAPHGTILAMHHPPVPSVLDLAVSVELRDQADLADALLGSDVRAILAGHLHYSSTATFAGIPVSVASATCYTQDLNVPVGGTRGRDGARAFNLVHVYPSTVLHSVVPLGQFAALDWIDAEESARRLADARVELPPRARIPAQLVDA comes from the coding sequence GTGAGCACCCGCGCGGCCGAGCATCCCCGGCCCGACCACTTCCTGCTCCACATCTCCGACACCCACCTGCTCGCTGGCGGCGGTCGCCTCTACGACCGCGTGCCGAGCGAGGAGCATCTGCGGCGGCTGTTCGCCGAGTTCGAGGGGTCCGGCGCGCGGCCGGACGCGATCGTCTTCACCGGCGATCTCGCCGACCGCGGGGAGCCCGACGCCTACCGGCGCCTGCGGGCGATCGTGGATCCGATCGCCGCCGAGCTGGGGGCGCGCGTCGTGTGGGTGATGGGCAACCACGACGAGCGCCGCGCCTTCCGCACCGGCCTGCTCGACGAGCCGGCATCCGATGCCCCCGTCGACGCGGTGACGGATGTCAACGGGCTCCGCATCATCACGCTCGACTCGACCGTGCGCGGCCACCACCACGGTCGCGTCAGCGCCGAGCAGTGCGACTGGCTGCGCGCGGTGCTCGCGACCCCGGCGCCGCACGGCACGATCCTGGCCATGCACCACCCGCCCGTGCCCAGCGTGCTCGACCTCGCCGTCAGCGTCGAGCTGCGCGATCAGGCCGACCTCGCCGACGCGCTCTTAGGCAGCGACGTGCGCGCCATCCTGGCCGGCCACCTGCACTACTCCTCCACCGCGACCTTCGCGGGCATCCCCGTCTCGGTCGCCTCCGCCACCTGCTACACGCAGGACCTCAATGTGCCGGTGGGCGGCACGCGCGGTCGCGACGGCGCTCGCGCGTTCAACCTCGTGCACGTCTACCCCAGCACGGTGCTGCACTCGGTCGTGCCGCTCGGGCAGTTCGCGGCGCTCGACTGGATCGACGCCGAGGAGTCCGCGCGTCGACTCGCGGACGCCCGGGTCGAGCTGCCGCCCCGCGCGCGCATCCCGGCGCAGCTGGTCGACGCGTAG
- the ddaH gene encoding dimethylargininase, with the protein MQQTTTSTATTEGRTPKHKTVLMCRPEHFTVSYAINPWMDPSKPTSTERAVEQWQTLHDAYVALGYDVELIDPVDGLDDMVYAANGGFTLDGHAYGAKFTYAERMPEGPAYMEWFAANGFQVHEPVHVNEGEGDMLLSQGAILAGHGFRTSLESHDELRGIFDREVVSLRLVDPRFYHLDTAMAILDDDNIAYLPTAFDEASRSALERRYPDAIIVDEADASVLGLNSFGDGRTMVIAERAAGFERQLAERGYQTTGLDLSELLLGGGGIKCCTLELRR; encoded by the coding sequence ATGCAGCAGACGACGACTTCGACCGCGACCACCGAGGGCCGCACGCCCAAGCACAAGACCGTGCTCATGTGCCGGCCCGAGCACTTCACGGTGAGCTACGCCATCAACCCGTGGATGGATCCGTCGAAGCCCACCAGCACCGAGCGCGCGGTCGAGCAGTGGCAGACGCTGCACGACGCCTACGTCGCGCTCGGCTACGACGTCGAGCTCATCGACCCGGTCGACGGCCTCGACGACATGGTCTACGCGGCGAACGGCGGCTTCACGCTCGACGGCCACGCCTACGGCGCGAAGTTCACCTACGCCGAGCGGATGCCCGAGGGCCCGGCCTACATGGAGTGGTTCGCGGCGAACGGCTTCCAGGTGCACGAGCCCGTGCACGTCAACGAGGGCGAGGGCGACATGCTGCTCTCGCAGGGCGCGATCCTGGCCGGCCACGGCTTCCGCACCAGCCTCGAGTCGCACGACGAGCTGCGCGGCATCTTCGACCGTGAGGTCGTGAGCCTGCGCCTGGTCGACCCGCGGTTCTACCACCTCGACACCGCCATGGCGATCCTCGACGACGACAACATCGCCTACCTCCCGACCGCCTTCGACGAGGCCAGCCGCTCGGCGCTCGAGCGTCGCTACCCCGACGCGATCATCGTCGACGAGGCCGACGCATCCGTCCTGGGCCTCAACTCCTTCGGCGACGGCCGCACCATGGTCATCGCCGAGCGCGCCGCCGGCTTCGAGCGCCAGCTCGCCGAGCGCGGCTACCAGACCACCGGTCTCGACCTGTCGGAGCTGCTGCTGGGCGGCGGTGGCATCAAGTGCTGCACGCTGGAACTGCGACGATGA
- a CDS encoding stealth conserved region 3 domain-containing protein: MLVPTGGRFDRFDRPDIVVRKGRYALRNGHMSPRESMVEDLLALGAAIDAAGIPCLLVRHDDGRPIIAVDRARRKELAAALAAAFADEPFYAEAIAPERVAGRGPALLTDGALAGHKKASAMRVYRPRVEPAGRLRYGPDTAVQLELWRFGEETLVAPLPNALMRAAMPRSEAVGETVVRFGREWQTIQHMWEPLASDITFEIDMVFSWVDGSSSEYQRERARQMQAYVVGEGDDSEARYRQLDELKYALRSVHMYAPWVRRIFIATDSPAPSWLAEHPRVTLVPAEAMFADTSTLPTHNSHAVEAQLHHIEGLSEHFLYSNDDMFFGRPLGPDMFFSPGGITKFVEATTRIGLGETDPARSGHDNAARYNRRLLRERFGAVTTRHLEHCAAPLRRSVLAELEATFPEDFRRTAASRFRSATDISVTNSLYHYYALMTGRAVQQTDARVQYIETTLRAALPAMDRLLRKRDQDMFCLNDGSNPELSTEQRTHAVTEFLEAYFPIAAPWERPRAAEADPSVPLP; this comes from the coding sequence GTGCTCGTGCCGACGGGCGGTCGCTTCGATCGCTTCGACCGGCCCGACATCGTGGTGCGGAAGGGTCGCTACGCCCTGCGCAACGGGCACATGAGCCCGCGCGAGTCGATGGTCGAGGATCTGCTGGCGCTGGGCGCCGCGATCGATGCGGCGGGCATCCCGTGCCTGCTCGTGCGCCACGACGACGGCCGCCCGATCATCGCGGTCGACCGCGCGCGCCGCAAGGAGCTCGCGGCGGCCCTGGCTGCGGCCTTCGCCGACGAGCCCTTCTACGCCGAGGCGATCGCGCCGGAGCGGGTCGCGGGCCGTGGCCCTGCGCTGCTCACCGACGGAGCGCTCGCTGGGCACAAGAAGGCATCGGCGATGCGCGTCTACCGGCCGAGGGTCGAGCCGGCGGGCCGGCTGCGCTACGGGCCGGACACTGCGGTGCAGCTGGAGCTGTGGCGCTTCGGCGAGGAGACGCTCGTGGCTCCGCTGCCGAACGCGCTGATGCGGGCGGCCATGCCGCGCAGCGAGGCGGTGGGCGAGACGGTCGTGCGCTTCGGCAGGGAGTGGCAGACCATCCAGCACATGTGGGAGCCGCTGGCGAGCGACATCACCTTCGAGATCGACATGGTGTTCTCGTGGGTGGACGGCTCCAGCAGCGAGTACCAGCGCGAGCGTGCCAGGCAGATGCAGGCGTACGTCGTCGGCGAGGGCGACGACTCCGAGGCGCGCTACCGCCAGCTCGACGAGCTGAAGTACGCGCTGCGATCAGTGCACATGTACGCGCCCTGGGTGCGGCGCATCTTCATCGCGACGGATTCGCCGGCGCCGAGCTGGCTCGCCGAGCATCCGCGGGTGACCCTGGTGCCGGCCGAGGCGATGTTCGCCGACACCTCGACGCTCCCGACCCACAACTCGCATGCCGTCGAGGCGCAGCTGCATCACATCGAGGGGCTCAGCGAGCACTTCCTCTACTCCAACGACGACATGTTCTTCGGCAGGCCGCTGGGGCCCGACATGTTCTTCTCGCCCGGCGGCATCACGAAGTTCGTCGAGGCCACCACCCGCATCGGGCTGGGCGAGACCGATCCGGCGCGCTCCGGCCACGACAACGCGGCCCGCTACAACCGGCGGCTGCTGCGCGAGCGCTTCGGCGCGGTCACCACGCGCCACCTGGAGCACTGCGCGGCCCCGCTGCGGCGCAGCGTGCTGGCGGAGCTCGAGGCGACGTTCCCTGAGGACTTCCGGCGCACCGCCGCGTCGCGCTTCCGGTCGGCCACCGACATCTCGGTCACCAACTCGCTCTATCACTACTACGCGCTCATGACCGGCCGTGCCGTGCAGCAGACCGACGCCAGGGTGCAGTACATCGAGACGACGCTGCGCGCCGCCCTGCCCGCGATGGATCGGCTGTTGCGCAAGCGCGACCAGGACATGTTCTGCCTCAACGACGGCAGCAATCCCGAGCTCTCCACCGAGCAGCGCACGCACGCGGTCACCGAGTTCCTCGAGGCCTACTTCCCGATCGCAGCGCCGTGGGAGCGCCCGCGCGCCGCAGAGGCGGATCCGAGCGTCCCGCTGCCCTGA
- a CDS encoding dihydrodipicolinate synthase family protein — translation MPHDILTAVPTSFLPDGSLDVPGSRAILEHVGRSGNEGAFVLGTTGEFPVIEEAEFATLTRLAMDTLGDTMRVVVHVGHPSAYGALRRLAIARDAGATEVAAITPYYLPASEQGIVEYFSQLAAAADGIALWIYIYPARSGNAVSPALLAELATLPGVVGAKVSELSLEQIQAYRDAVPEHFVLYTGADRDLVAAAGSGAQGVVSGVSSVLPRPFRALADAAAAEDAQAIDEAQRQVDDVVSIIGGDMARMKVALRLLGVADGTCRMMLDAPDAAAIGEIERVVAAYR, via the coding sequence GTGCCCCACGACATCCTGACCGCCGTCCCCACTTCGTTCCTGCCGGATGGGTCGCTCGACGTGCCCGGCAGCCGCGCGATCCTCGAGCACGTCGGCCGCTCCGGCAACGAGGGCGCATTCGTGCTCGGCACCACCGGGGAGTTCCCGGTGATCGAGGAGGCGGAGTTCGCCACCCTCACCCGGCTCGCGATGGACACGCTCGGCGACACCATGCGCGTCGTCGTGCACGTCGGGCACCCGAGTGCCTACGGCGCCCTGCGCCGGCTCGCGATCGCCCGCGACGCGGGCGCCACCGAGGTCGCCGCCATCACGCCGTACTACCTCCCGGCGAGCGAGCAGGGGATCGTCGAGTACTTCTCGCAGCTGGCGGCGGCCGCCGACGGCATCGCGCTGTGGATCTACATCTACCCCGCGCGCAGCGGCAACGCGGTCTCCCCGGCGCTGCTGGCAGAGCTCGCGACGCTGCCGGGCGTCGTCGGCGCGAAGGTCAGCGAGCTCTCGCTCGAGCAGATCCAGGCCTACCGGGACGCCGTTCCCGAGCACTTCGTGCTGTACACCGGCGCAGACCGGGATCTGGTCGCGGCCGCCGGCTCGGGCGCGCAGGGCGTGGTCTCGGGCGTCAGCTCGGTGCTGCCCCGGCCGTTCCGCGCCCTCGCGGATGCCGCGGCGGCCGAGGATGCGCAGGCGATCGACGAGGCGCAGCGGCAGGTCGACGACGTCGTCTCGATCATCGGCGGCGACATGGCCCGCATGAAGGTGGCGCTGCGACTGCTCGGCGTCGCCGACGGCACCTGCCGCATGATGCTGGATGCGCCCGATGCCGCCGCGATCGGCGAGATCGAGCGCGTCGTCGCGGCCTATCGCTGA
- a CDS encoding tripartite tricarboxylate transporter permease, which translates to MNAFFDGIGALLELQVIIALVIGMALGMLVGAFPGLTATMVVALAAGFTMTMEPVQGLAVLLSIYVAANFGDRVPSILVNTPGTPASIATTLDGYPMAKQGRAGLALTISAIVSAVGILASIILFCAAAVPIANFARSSFKSPELFALVVFGIAIMIGISSKSMVKGILAGLIGLMLGTVGAYAATADQRFTFGVLELAEGLNFIAVIIGLFGIAELLDQLLTHSKTAVRPISSLGRWWPSRAELRQTGRAVAVGGGVGLGVGLIPAAGGDIAGLIGWERARRASKHPEEFGKGSIEGVAAADTASSATLGGSLTTTMALGVPGDSVMAVMIGSMIIWGIAPGPSLFTNRPDLVVSIAGIMLLATLLSLAFSLVRMKGMVRLLDVPRPYLWSGILIFCVVGTYATTNSLSTVLTMLVFGVIGLFFKRVEMPAGPVVLGLLLGPLAEENLARTLAILPTRPFLEVVSPIAILLLVLAVLSVALPPIRAALRHRRDSRSFAQRLEDEAHADAVAGTTHDPDPAPSSAHRASDPDHDKR; encoded by the coding sequence GTGAACGCGTTCTTCGACGGCATCGGCGCCCTGCTCGAGCTCCAGGTGATCATCGCGCTGGTCATCGGGATGGCGCTCGGCATGCTCGTCGGCGCGTTCCCTGGCCTCACCGCCACCATGGTGGTCGCGCTCGCCGCCGGCTTCACGATGACGATGGAGCCCGTGCAGGGCCTCGCCGTGCTGCTGTCGATCTACGTCGCCGCGAACTTCGGCGACCGGGTGCCCTCCATCCTGGTGAACACGCCGGGGACCCCCGCGTCGATCGCAACGACGCTCGACGGCTACCCGATGGCGAAGCAGGGTCGTGCCGGCCTCGCGCTGACGATCTCGGCGATCGTCTCGGCGGTCGGCATCCTCGCCTCGATCATCCTGTTCTGCGCCGCCGCGGTGCCGATCGCGAACTTCGCGCGCTCGTCGTTCAAGAGCCCCGAGCTGTTCGCGCTCGTGGTGTTCGGCATCGCGATCATGATCGGCATCTCGTCGAAGTCGATGGTCAAGGGCATCTTGGCGGGCCTCATCGGGCTCATGCTCGGCACCGTCGGCGCGTATGCCGCGACGGCCGACCAGCGCTTCACCTTCGGGGTGCTCGAGCTCGCGGAGGGCCTGAACTTCATCGCCGTGATCATCGGCCTGTTCGGCATCGCCGAGCTGCTCGACCAGCTGCTGACCCACTCGAAGACGGCAGTGCGCCCCATCTCGAGCCTGGGCCGCTGGTGGCCCAGCCGCGCAGAGCTGCGGCAGACGGGCCGCGCCGTCGCGGTCGGCGGCGGCGTCGGCCTGGGCGTCGGCCTCATCCCCGCCGCCGGCGGCGACATCGCAGGCCTCATCGGCTGGGAGCGCGCACGGCGCGCCTCGAAGCACCCCGAGGAGTTCGGCAAGGGCTCCATCGAGGGCGTCGCCGCCGCCGACACCGCCTCCAGCGCGACCCTGGGCGGATCGCTCACCACCACCATGGCACTCGGCGTGCCGGGCGACTCCGTGATGGCGGTGATGATCGGTTCGATGATCATCTGGGGCATCGCGCCCGGGCCGAGCCTGTTCACCAACCGGCCAGACCTGGTGGTCTCGATCGCGGGCATCATGCTGCTCGCGACGCTGCTCTCGCTCGCCTTCAGCCTCGTCCGCATGAAGGGGATGGTGCGGCTGCTCGATGTGCCGCGCCCCTACCTCTGGAGCGGCATCCTGATCTTCTGCGTCGTCGGCACGTACGCGACGACGAACAGCCTCTCGACGGTGCTCACGATGCTGGTCTTCGGCGTCATCGGCCTCTTCTTCAAGCGCGTCGAGATGCCCGCCGGACCGGTCGTGCTCGGCTTGCTGCTGGGACCGCTCGCCGAGGAGAACCTCGCGCGCACGCTCGCGATCCTCCCGACGCGCCCGTTCCTCGAGGTGGTGAGCCCGATCGCGATCCTGCTGCTGGTGCTCGCGGTGCTCTCCGTCGCCCTGCCGCCGATCCGCGCCGCGCTGCGCCACCGTCGCGACAGCCGCTCGTTCGCCCAGCGGCTCGAGGACGAGGCGCATGCCGACGCCGTCGCGGGCACCACCCACGACCCCGACCCCGCTCCCTCCAGCGCGCACCGCGCGTCGGACCCCGATCACGACAAGAGATGA
- a CDS encoding tripartite tricarboxylate transporter substrate binding protein yields MPRPTPRRAFAALAAIGIGAAALAGCASTTPADPEATDAADGSTFPESDIRLIIQANPGGGSDLSSRALAAELEQILGVSVIAENMPGASGALAMEYVASQPADGSVIGFGPVEIAMLNTTQGADVLPENYDFLGQIMLAPGVISVAADSDIQTLEDLVAQSEASPLTVANSGAGSIWEAATLGLSDATGAQLTPIPYDGGATAVSAAASGEADAAVSGLGEALAQEGAVRVLAVFHDERHPKAPETPTVEEALGESVEFGGWGGIYAPAGLPEDVHATLEDAIAQAVESESYQEFQDNSGNLVVYRDSEEFTGFVGEQFDVFQQLLG; encoded by the coding sequence ATGCCCCGACCGACCCCCCGCCGCGCATTCGCGGCGCTCGCAGCGATCGGCATCGGTGCCGCGGCGCTGGCCGGCTGCGCGTCCACCACGCCGGCAGACCCCGAGGCGACCGATGCCGCCGACGGCTCGACGTTCCCCGAGAGCGACATCCGCCTGATCATCCAGGCCAACCCGGGCGGCGGCTCCGACCTCTCCTCCCGCGCGCTCGCCGCAGAGCTCGAGCAGATCCTGGGCGTCTCGGTGATCGCCGAGAACATGCCGGGCGCCTCCGGTGCCCTCGCGATGGAGTACGTCGCCTCGCAGCCCGCCGACGGCTCCGTCATCGGCTTCGGCCCGGTGGAGATCGCGATGCTCAACACGACGCAGGGCGCCGACGTGCTGCCCGAGAACTACGACTTCCTCGGCCAGATCATGCTCGCGCCGGGCGTCATCTCGGTGGCTGCGGACAGCGACATCCAGACGCTCGAGGATCTCGTCGCACAGTCGGAGGCATCGCCGCTCACGGTCGCGAACTCCGGTGCCGGCTCGATCTGGGAGGCGGCGACGCTCGGCCTCTCCGACGCGACCGGCGCGCAGCTGACGCCGATCCCGTATGACGGCGGGGCCACGGCCGTCTCGGCGGCCGCCTCCGGCGAGGCCGACGCGGCAGTGTCGGGCCTCGGCGAGGCGCTCGCCCAGGAGGGCGCCGTGCGCGTGCTCGCCGTCTTCCACGACGAGCGGCACCCGAAAGCGCCCGAGACGCCCACGGTCGAGGAGGCGCTCGGCGAGTCCGTCGAGTTCGGCGGCTGGGGCGGCATCTACGCGCCGGCCGGTCTGCCCGAGGACGTGCACGCGACGCTCGAGGATGCGATCGCCCAGGCGGTCGAGAGCGAGAGCTACCAGGAGTTCCAGGACAACTCCGGCAACCTCGTCGTCTACCGCGACTCCGAGGAGTTCACGGGCTTCGTCGGCGAGCAGTTCGACGTCTTCCAGCAGCTGCTGGGCTGA
- a CDS encoding GntR family transcriptional regulator, which produces MMSEVQLHRPRSLGRQVADVLRQRIVRGELLPGARLVEEAVAEEFAVSRGPVRDAFTQLSFERLVEVRKPAGVFVIGLTLDDVEQLYSLRGALEGLALERAMRVVDEEPWKGSERAAEAMLECARRSDAEGFLAADLEFHSRIYDLAEHPRLLGAWQQYRPTFEALLDVTIHQDSDLTEAAEDHRRLLDTMRSGDVAAAKRALARHLEGSHARMRTAIESR; this is translated from the coding sequence ATGATGTCGGAAGTGCAGCTGCACCGCCCGCGCAGTCTCGGGCGCCAGGTCGCTGATGTGCTCAGGCAGCGCATCGTGCGCGGCGAGCTGCTGCCGGGGGCGCGGCTGGTCGAGGAGGCGGTCGCGGAGGAGTTCGCGGTGAGCAGGGGCCCGGTGCGCGACGCATTCACGCAGCTGAGCTTCGAGCGGCTGGTCGAGGTGCGGAAGCCCGCCGGAGTGTTCGTCATCGGCCTCACGCTCGACGACGTGGAGCAGCTGTACAGCCTGCGCGGTGCCCTCGAGGGGCTTGCGCTCGAGCGCGCCATGCGGGTCGTCGATGAGGAGCCGTGGAAAGGCTCGGAGCGCGCTGCTGAGGCGATGCTCGAGTGCGCTCGTCGCAGCGATGCGGAGGGGTTCCTCGCCGCCGATCTCGAGTTCCACTCCCGCATCTACGACTTGGCCGAGCATCCCAGACTGCTCGGCGCCTGGCAGCAGTATCGGCCGACGTTCGAAGCGCTCCTGGACGTCACCATCCATCAGGACAGCGATCTGACGGAGGCCGCGGAGGATCACCGACGCCTGCTCGACACCATGCGCTCGGGGGATGTGGCGGCCGCGAAGCGAGCGCTCGCGCGGCACCTCGAGGGATCGCACGCGCGCATGCGCACCGCCATCGAGTCGCGCTGA
- the rocD gene encoding ornithine--oxo-acid transaminase, with protein MTDAVSSATQAAITQVEAHAAHNYHPLPVVVVEASGAWVTDVDGRRYLDCLAAYSSMNFGHGNRRLLDAAHAQLDRVTLTSRAFHAAALGPFVEALAALAKKDMVLPMNTGAEAVESGIKVARRWAYEVKGVPAGQAEIVVMEGNFHGRTTTIVSFSDDPDAREGYAPFTPGFVRVPFGDIAALEAAITPNTAAVLLEPIQGEAGINVPPAGYLQAVRELTTREQVLFIADEIQSGLGRTGATFQCDNEGVVPDMYLLGKALGGGVVPVSAVVADADVLGVLTPGSHGSTFGGNPLAAAVGLEVVRMLAEGDMQARARELGERLHAGLSELVGHGVTAVRGVGLWAGIDIDPAVGTARDVCMRLLDAGILAKDTHGQTVRLAPPIVIDEADLDMLVREFRSAVGA; from the coding sequence ATGACGGATGCCGTGAGCTCGGCGACGCAGGCCGCGATCACGCAGGTGGAGGCGCACGCCGCCCACAACTACCACCCGCTGCCCGTGGTGGTCGTGGAGGCCTCCGGCGCCTGGGTCACCGATGTCGACGGGCGCCGCTACCTCGACTGCCTCGCCGCCTACTCGTCGATGAACTTCGGCCACGGCAACCGGCGACTGCTCGACGCCGCCCACGCGCAGCTCGATCGCGTCACGCTCACGAGCCGCGCCTTCCACGCCGCCGCCCTCGGACCCTTCGTCGAGGCGCTCGCGGCGCTCGCGAAGAAGGACATGGTGCTGCCGATGAACACCGGCGCCGAGGCGGTCGAGTCGGGCATCAAGGTCGCCCGCCGCTGGGCCTACGAGGTGAAGGGCGTGCCCGCCGGCCAGGCGGAGATCGTCGTGATGGAGGGCAACTTCCACGGACGCACCACGACGATCGTGTCCTTCTCGGACGACCCGGATGCGCGCGAGGGCTACGCCCCGTTCACGCCCGGGTTCGTGCGCGTGCCGTTCGGCGACATCGCGGCCCTCGAGGCCGCGATCACGCCCAACACTGCCGCCGTGCTGCTCGAGCCGATCCAGGGCGAGGCCGGCATCAACGTGCCGCCCGCCGGCTACCTGCAGGCCGTGCGCGAGCTGACGACGCGCGAGCAGGTGCTCTTCATCGCCGACGAGATCCAGTCGGGACTCGGCCGCACCGGCGCGACGTTCCAGTGCGACAACGAGGGCGTCGTGCCCGACATGTACCTGCTGGGCAAGGCGCTCGGCGGCGGCGTGGTGCCGGTCTCGGCCGTGGTCGCGGACGCGGATGTGCTGGGCGTGCTCACCCCGGGCTCGCACGGCTCCACCTTCGGCGGCAATCCGCTCGCGGCGGCCGTCGGCCTCGAGGTGGTGCGGATGCTCGCCGAGGGCGACATGCAGGCGCGCGCCCGCGAGCTGGGCGAGCGGCTGCACGCGGGGCTCTCGGAGCTCGTCGGCCACGGCGTCACCGCGGTGCGCGGCGTCGGCCTGTGGGCCGGCATCGACATCGATCCCGCCGTCGGCACCGCCCGCGACGTGTGCATGCGCCTGCTGGACGCCGGGATCCTCGCGAAGGACACCCACGGCCAGACCGTGCGCCTTGCGCCGCCGATCGTGATCGACGAGGCCGACCTGGACATGCTCGTCCGAGAGTTCCGCTCGGCCGTCGGCGCGTAG
- a CDS encoding VOC family protein, giving the protein MSLVVHFEIHASEPQRLIDFYSGLLGWRFTRFGELEYWSIDTGSGAVQQGADGEPQPGMGINGGLTRRRGPAPAAGAPVVGANLVVGVDDVDASFTRGLALGGVEALAPHDMPGVGRLAYLLDPDGNVFGMVSPQRTDGTTEIDAADVDLERPMHGESQPLDPMRVTPEP; this is encoded by the coding sequence ATGAGCCTCGTCGTGCACTTCGAGATCCATGCCAGTGAGCCGCAGCGGCTGATCGACTTCTACAGCGGACTGCTGGGCTGGAGGTTCACACGCTTCGGCGAGCTGGAGTACTGGTCGATCGACACCGGCAGCGGGGCGGTGCAGCAGGGCGCTGACGGCGAGCCGCAGCCCGGCATGGGCATCAACGGCGGTCTGACGCGGCGCCGCGGACCGGCACCGGCGGCGGGCGCGCCGGTCGTCGGCGCCAATCTGGTCGTCGGGGTCGACGACGTCGACGCGAGCTTCACCCGGGGGCTCGCGCTCGGCGGCGTCGAGGCGCTGGCGCCCCACGACATGCCGGGCGTCGGCCGCCTCGCCTACCTGCTCGATCCGGACGGCAACGTGTTCGGCATGGTCTCGCCGCAGCGCACCGACGGCACGACCGAGATCGACGCGGCGGATGTCGACCTGGAGCGACCCATGCACGGCGAGTCGCAGCCGCTCGACCCCATGCGCGTCACGCCAGAGCCCTGA
- a CDS encoding tripartite tricarboxylate transporter TctB family protein, with amino-acid sequence MTDIAPASAPAGARRWTRDTAIELVAALALLLVTIVYLVLAGQIELRREAAPGQMDARAWPTFLGVAAVAAAGLLVLRTMLRGAGARDEIEAAQPGALLRVGGTVLIALGYLALWSVGDIALLGLRLALFPVATALTVAALLLLYGHRGWKGLIIYPIALATLNWVLFAMILRIPL; translated from the coding sequence ATGACCGACATCGCACCCGCATCCGCGCCCGCCGGTGCGCGGCGCTGGACGCGCGACACGGCGATCGAGCTCGTGGCCGCGCTCGCGCTGCTGCTCGTCACGATCGTCTACCTGGTGCTCGCCGGGCAGATCGAGCTCCGCCGCGAAGCGGCACCGGGGCAGATGGATGCCCGCGCATGGCCGACTTTCCTCGGCGTGGCCGCGGTCGCGGCCGCGGGGCTGCTCGTGCTGCGCACGATGCTGCGCGGTGCCGGTGCGCGCGACGAGATCGAGGCCGCCCAGCCCGGCGCGCTGCTGCGCGTCGGCGGCACCGTCCTCATCGCGCTCGGCTACCTCGCCCTGTGGTCGGTGGGCGACATCGCGCTCCTCGGCCTCCGCCTCGCGCTCTTCCCGGTCGCGACAGCGCTCACCGTGGCCGCGCTCCTGCTGCTCTACGGCCACCGCGGCTGGAAGGGCCTCATCATCTACCCGATCGCGCTCGCGACCCTCAACTGGGTGCTGTTCGCGATGATCCTGAGGATCCCCCTGTGA
- a CDS encoding Lrp/AsnC family transcriptional regulator yields the protein MDRIDHGIIDQLRLNARAGYADIGAEVGLSASAVKRRIDRLIADGVIRGFTVQIDPKVEGLATEAYVELFCRGTVSPADLKRMLSGVPEVIEASTVTGTADAIVMMRARDVIAFEEALEKVRAAASVDHTTSAILLSKLISRHAG from the coding sequence ATGGACCGAATCGACCACGGCATCATCGACCAGTTGCGCCTGAATGCGCGGGCGGGCTACGCCGACATCGGCGCCGAGGTGGGGCTCTCAGCCTCCGCGGTGAAGCGCCGCATCGACCGGCTCATCGCCGACGGCGTCATCCGCGGCTTCACGGTGCAGATCGACCCCAAGGTCGAGGGGCTCGCGACTGAGGCATACGTCGAGCTCTTCTGTCGCGGCACCGTCTCACCGGCCGACCTCAAGCGGATGCTCTCCGGCGTGCCGGAAGTCATCGAGGCGAGCACGGTCACGGGCACCGCCGACGCGATCGTGATGATGCGTGCGCGCGACGTGATCGCCTTCGAGGAGGCGCTCGAGAAGGTGCGCGCCGCGGCGTCGGTGGATCACACGACCAGCGCCATCCTGCTCTCGAAGCTGATCAGCCGCCACGCCGGCTGA